In Acinonyx jubatus isolate Ajub_Pintada_27869175 chromosome A3, VMU_Ajub_asm_v1.0, whole genome shotgun sequence, a genomic segment contains:
- the LOC128311304 gene encoding 40S ribosomal protein S8-like translates to MKGCFVARVEAMGISWDNWHRSSKTGGRRKLYHRKHELGRPIANTKIGPHLIHAVQVPRGSKYCALRLDLGNFSWGSKCCMHKTRIAEVVHNASNNRLVHTKPLVENWIVFTDSTWYPQWDGSPCALLLGHKKGTKLVPEEEGILNKKHSKKIQEKYDERKKNAKISSLLEEPFQQGEFLARMASRPGQCGPADGCVLEGKELEPHLRKIKAQKGK, encoded by the coding sequence ATGAAAGGGTGTTTTGTAGCCAGGGTTGAAGCGATGGGCATCTCTTGGGACAACTGGCACAGGAGTTCCAAGACCGGGGGCAGGAGAAAGCTGTACCACAGGAAGCACGAGCTGGGACGCCCCATTGCCAACACTAAGATTGGCCCCCACCTCATACACGCAGTTCAAGTTCCCAGAGGCAGTAAGTACTGTGCCTTGAGGCTGGACCTGGGGAACTTTTCCTGGGGCTCCAAGTGTTGTATGCACAAAACAAGGATTGCTGAAGTCGTCCACAATGCATCCAACAACCGACTGGTCCACACCAAGCCCCTGGTGGAGAACTGGATCGTGTTCACTGACAGCACCTGGTACCCACAGTGGGACGGGTCCCCCTGTGCACTGCTCCTGGGCCACAAGAAGGGGACCAAGCTGGTTCCCGAGGAGGAAgggattttaaacaaaaaacattcaaagaaaattcaggagaaatatgatgaaaggaaaaagaatgccaAAATCAGCAGTCTTCTGGAGGAGCCGTTCCAGCAGGGCGAGTTCCTTGCACGCATGGCTTCAAGACCAGGCCAGTGTGGCCCAGCAGATGGCTGTGTGCTAGAAGGCAAGGAGCTCGAGCCCCATCTTAGGAAAATCAAAGcccagaaaggcaaataa